From the Esox lucius isolate fEsoLuc1 chromosome 21, fEsoLuc1.pri, whole genome shotgun sequence genome, one window contains:
- the cngb3.1 gene encoding cyclic nucleotide-gated cation channel beta-3 gives MFGKLKALFSVPGPTPKPAATDTSVPAPSPASAPPAKEEHKPSEKKDEEKKEDSKPAEPAPAPSTGPTPAPAPSTSPTPAPAPSTGPTPAPAPSTGPTPAPAPSAAQAPAPAPSAAQAPAPAPSAAQAPTAGDKPAEGAEGKGQAPPSPPPVVYSRCVDDSLREVVKKLRERTNMYKERAIDPYATSPEISPPVTPVLRKPDYLRKKEEERIKAEEEAIKKAEADAIKAVEMAKKKEEKAKADAEKKEAERLKKEEEAKAARDAACCPMISFSFIDTILSPIEDAMDSVLGNTIDPFTDRRYIAWLTVVSVAFNYNIWFTPVRLVFPIHTPVTIPFWIIVDIIVDIVNVIDVVLWQPRLQFVKGGDIIKERSLTKPHYRETARFRMDMISIIPFDLLGVLFGFSAVFRLNRLLRIESFFEFSDRLESIMAKAYIWRVGRTTGYLLFMLHLNACFYYMASEYLGINSSKWVYNGQGTAYLRCYYFAVRSLINIGGLPEPGSVFEICFQMTNFFVGVFVFSSLIGQMRDVIGAATQGQTYFRASMDGCVAYMNMFYIPDLVQNRVRTWYNYTWDAQGMLDESELLETMPLVMRTAIGVDINFATFDKIALFQGCDKQMLVDMLLRLKSIIYLPGDFVVKKGDIGKEMYIIKGGEVQVVGGPDNSIVFVTLKAGCVFGEISLLQSAKDGGNRRTANVKAHGFVNLFVLDKKDLVEILVHYPNSQKVLAKKGRKLMKAKGPAAAKAEEDKKKGLALFGPKPPTPKLARVFGGFGKGGFLEKLKAAQAKENTGNK, from the exons ATGTTCGGCAAGCTCAAAGCACTGTTCTCAGTGCCCGGGCCAACCCCAAAACCAGCTGCCACTGATACCTCTGTTCCAGCCCCCTCACCAGCATCTGCCCCTCCAGCCAAG GAAGAACATAAGCCTTCGGAGAAAAAGGATGAGGAGAAGAAGGAAGATTCTAAACCTGCAG AGCCTGCCCCAGCGCCTTCTACAGGCCCAACACCTGCCCCAGCTCCTTCTACAAGCCCAACACCGGCCCCAGCCCCTTCTACAGGCCCAACACCTGCCCCAGCTCCTTCTACAGGCCCAACACCTGCCCCAGCTCCTTCTGCAGCCCAGGCACCTGCCCCAGCTCCTTCTGCAGCCCAGGCACCTGCCCCAGCTCCTTCTGCAGCCCAGGCACCTACAGCAGGGGATAAACCCGCTGAGGGAGCTGAAGG taaagGCCAGGCCCCCCCGTCACCTCCCCCAGTGGTGTATAGCAGATGCGTAGATGACTCACTCCGGGAGGTGGTTAAGAAGTTAAGAGAACGGACAAATATGTACAAAGAGAGGGCCATTGACCCCTATGCAACCTCGCCTGAAATCAGCCCCCCTGTCA CACCGGTCTTGCGGAAGCCGGACTacctgagaaagaaagaagaagagaggataaaagcagaggaggaggccaTAAAAAAAGCAGAAGCGGACGCGATAAAGGCAGTTGAAATGGCAAAGAAAAAGGAGGAAAAGGCGAAGGCAGACGCAGAGAAGAAGGAGGCTGAGCGACtaaagaaagaggaggaggcgAAGGCCGCCAGGGACGCAGCTTGCTGTCCAATGATCAGCTTCTCTTTCATAGACACTATCCTCAGCCCAATAGAAGACGCCATGGACTCAGTCCTGGGCAACACCATAGACCCATTCACAG ATCGCAGGTATATTGCTTGGTTAACAGTTGTGAGCGTGGCGTTTAACTACAACATTTGGTTCACGCCGGTTCGACTGGTCTTCCCCATCCACACACCAGTGACCATTCCTTTCTGGATAATTGTTGACATTATTGTTGATATTGTCAATGTCATTGATGTAGTTCTCTGGCAACCTCGACTGCAGTTTGTAAAAGGAGGAGACATCATT AAAGAAAGGAGTTTGACAAAGCCACATTATCGTGAGACGGCAAGGTTTCGT ATGGATATGATCAGCATCATCCCATTTGATCTGCTCGGTGTCCTGTTTGGATTCTCTGCTGTGTTCAGGCTCAACCGTCTACTACGG ATTGAAAGCTTTTTCGAGTTCAGCGATCGACTTGAGAGTATTATGGCCAAAGCTTACATCTGGAG agTTGGGCGCACCACTGGCTACTTGCTGTTCATGCTCCATCTAAACGCTTGTTTCTACTACATGGCATCAGAGTACCTGGGCATCAACTCCAGTAAATGGGTCTACAATGGACAGGGAACCGC GTACCTGCGCTGTTACTACTTTGCTGTTCGTAGTCTGATCAACATCGGGGGTCTTCCAGAGCCCGGATCTGTATTTGAGATCTGTTTCCAGATGACCAACTTCTTCGTTGGTGTCTTTGTGTTCTCCAGTTTGATTGGACAG ATGAGAGATGTCATTGGGGCGGCCACACAGGGTCAGACGTATTTCCGGGCCTCCATGGATGGCTGTGTGGCATATATGAACATGTTCTACATTCCTGACTTGGTGCAGAACCGAGTACGCACCTGGTACAACTACACCTGGGATGCCCAGGGAATGCTGG ATGAGTCGGAGCTTCTGGAAACAATGCCACTTGTAATGAGAACCGCCATTGGTGTGGACATTAACTTTGCTACTTTTGATAAAATTGCGCTTTTTCAG GGCTGTGATAAGCAGATGTTGGTGGACATGTTGCTGAGGCTTAAGTCCATTATATATCTACCTGGGGACTTTGTGGTGAAGAAG GGTGACATTGGTAAAGAGATGTACATCATAAAAGGTGGAGAGGTGCAAGTGGTAGGAGGACCTGACAACTCCATTGTGTTTGTGACACTGAaggctggctgtgtgtttggagaGATCAG CCTGCTGCAGTCTGCCAAAGATGGTGGGAACCGACGTACAGCTAATGTAAAAGCTCATGGCTTCGTCAACCTTTTTGTCCTGGATAAAAAAGACCTGGTCGAAATCTTAGTCCACTACCCAAATTCCCAGAAAGTGCTTGCAAAGAAAGGAAG GAAACTGATGAAGGCCAAAGGTCCAGCTGCTGCTAAGGCTGAAGAAGACAAGAAGAAAGGACTGGCGCTGTTCGGACCCAAACCCCCCACTCCAAAATTGGCAAGAGTCTTTGGAGGCTTTGGCAAAGGAGGCTTCTTGGAGAAACTCAAG GCGGCCCAAGCTAAGGAAAATACTGGGAATAAATAA